In a genomic window of Scyliorhinus torazame isolate Kashiwa2021f chromosome 5, sScyTor2.1, whole genome shotgun sequence:
- the LOC140421950 gene encoding uncharacterized protein, translating to MEKPWKCGDCGKGYRFPSQLETHRRIHTGERPFTCSMCEKGFTLFSSLKTHQQIHTGVWPFTCSQCGKEFTQLPNLQTHQRVHTGERPFTCSQCGKGFTQLSNLQSHQRVHSGERPFICSQCGKGFSKSSNLRTHQRVHAGERPFTCSLCGKGFTQLSHLQSHQQVHSGERPFICSQCGKGFTQFSNLRTHQQVHTGDRPFTCSQCGNRFTQLSSLQNHQRIHTGERPFTCSQCGKGFSDSSNLRTHLRVHSGEKAITFSE from the coding sequence atggagaaaccgtggaaatgtggggactgtgggaagggatacagattcccatcacagctggagactcatcgacgaattcacactggggagaggccattcacctgctccatgtgtgagaagggattcactctgttctCCAGCCTTaagacacaccagcaaattcacactggggtgtggccgttcacctgctctcagtgtgggaaggaattcactcagttacccaatctgcagacacatcagcgagttcacactggggagaggccattcacctgctctcagtgtggcaagggattcactcagttatccaacctgcagagtcaccagcgagttcactctggggagagaccgttcatctgctcccagtgtgggaagggattcagtaaatCATCCAACTTGCGGACACATCAGCGGgttcacgctggggagaggccgttcacctgctctctgtgtgggaagggattcactcagttatcccacctgcagagtcaccagcaagttcactctggggagagacctttcatctgctcccagtgtgggaaaggattcactcagttctccaacctgcggacacaccagcaagttcacactggggacaggccattcacctgctctcagtgtgggaatcgattcactcagttatccagcctgcagaatcaccagcgaattcacactggggaaagaccgttcacctgctcccagtgtgggaagggattcagtgattcatccaacctgcggacacatctGCGGGTTCATAGTGGAGAGAAGGCAATCACGTTCTCTGAGTAA